Genomic DNA from Peribacillus sp. FSL H8-0477:
ACCAGCCCGTCCGCTTTATTCGTATGAACAAGCATCGTCCCAAAATAGTTTTCATCTAATAGAATGTTTCGTGCTTCAGCATCTGAAGCTTTTCCACGCCGCGCTTCAACAAATGAAGCTGCAAGCTCATCCATTAAAATATAGTGTTGAGGGTCATAAATTTCCGCTGCCTCAAGTGAAACACCTAAGTGTTTCGCTTTATCTTGAATCTGCTCAATATTCCCAATTAATACAGGTGTTAATAGCTTTTCTTCTGCCAGCCTGGCTGCTGCAGTAAGTACTCGTTCATCAAGACCTTCTGGAAAAACAATTCTTAAATTATTACCACTGATTTTCGCTTTTAACGTGTCGAAGATATCTACCATTTTTAACTTCCTCCTCATGTTCTGCGAGATTTGTATATGTATTTGTTATTCCTATTATTGTACAACAGCAAACATTTACTTCCTAACCTGCGCACTGGATATTTTTTCATTTCCACACTTGCTCAATGTTCACATATAACTATTTTTAGTGATTATCACCTATGTCTACAGGGTAAAATAAGATTTATGAACGTTTTTTGAACATTCGCTTACTGGCCGCTAAAACATTATCTTTACAGCATTCTATGGTATAGTATGGATATAGAAATGAACTATTAGGAGTGAAGAAGAATGAGTCAAGCAGCACAAACATTAGACGGATGGTATTGTTTACATGACTTCCGCCTAATTGACTGGACATCATGGAAATTATTAAGCAGTGACGAGCGCCAAACAGCCCTTGCAGAATTCCAAGGATTAATGGAAAAATGGAATGCTGTTCAAGATCAAAAAACAGGCAGTCACGCGACCTATTCAATCGTAGGACAAAAAGCTGATTTCATGATGATGTTTGTTCGTCCAACAATGGAAGAATTAAACGAAATCGAAATGGAATTTAATAAATCGAAGCTTGCTGAGTATACAATTCCTGCTTATTCTTATGTGTCAGTAGTAGAGTTAAGCAACTATCTTCCAAGTGAAGAGGATCCTTACCAAAACGCACATGTTCGTTCAAGACTTTATCCAATTCTTCCAAAAGCAAGCCATATCTGCTTCTATCCAATGGATAAAAAGCGTGAAGGCAACGATAACTGGTACATGCTTCCAATGGACGAGCGTAAAAGCTTAATGCGTTCGCATGGTTTGATTGGTCGTTCATACGCTGGAAAAGTGAAACAAATTATCTCAGGTTCAGTTGGATTTGATGACTATGAATGGGGCGTTACGCTATTTGCTGATGACGTACTTCAATTCAAAAAATTAATTTATGAAATGAGATTTGATGAAGTGAGTGCCCGCTATGCAGACTTCGGTACTTTCTTTGTCGGAAACATTCTTCCAGAAGAAAATTTCCAAGCTTTTTTCACTGTATAATTCAATAAACTCAGTCAGTCTCCAGATGAATCTGGAGACTTTTTTTATGTCTGCAAATGTCACCTCTCTTTTTACTTTGATAGGCTGTCATAAAAAGGCAAACCTTCCCATACATATGAACTAGTGAAGTATGTAATTTCTTGAGGCAATCTAAGCCGCGTTTGAGCGCAGTTTACGATTCATCTTTATCACGTAAGATGTTAGAACAGCTCATTTCTATATTTTAGATATTTGGAGGGAAAGCGATGAAGCAAAACAATATTCCAAATCCATATGAAAGCTACAACCCAAATCAGTATCAGCCTTATCTAGATGTTAGACAGCAGCCACAGCAGTCCTATCCGCAGGGGCAGCAAGGTTATCAGCAGCAACAGCAGCCCATGCAACAGCAATACCAACCCATGCAGCAGCAGCCGCAGTTTACCCAACAACCAGGTACCCAAAGCGGCGGTCCTGTAATACCAGGTATGCTGCCCGTGGAAGAATCCTACATTGAAAACATCCTTCGTCTTAATAAAGGAAAGTTAGTCACCATTTACGCAACATTTGAGGGGAATAAAGAATGGAATGCTAAGATTTTCAAAGGAATTATTGAAGCAGCAGGGCGCGATCATGTAATCATTAGCGACCCACAAACGGGCCTTCGTTATCTGATTCCAATGGTGTATCTGGATTATGCCACGTTCGACGAAGAAATCGAGTACGAATATCCATATGCCACCGGACCGGTAAACTTAGCCTCTTACCCTCCAAGATAATGATATCCATACAAAATAAGACCATAAAAGAGATGCCTTCTCTTTTATGGTCTTATTTTTATAAATGTTTGTAAACGGCAATAATCATGAGCACCCATGACGCAAGGAATGCTACGCCGCCAATTGGGGTAATTGCACCGAGTATCTTAATCTGCGTTACACTCAATATGAACAAGCTTCCCGAGAAAAGAAGAATTCCGGCAAACATCATCCAGCCGGACCAATTGATTAACGGACTAGAAATTTTTCCAGCAAGAATCCCGATAAACAATAATCCAGCAGCATGGAACATTTCATATGTAACAGCAGTCTGCCAGGTTTCCAGATACTTAGCTGGAATTTTCCCTTCAAGACCATGTGCTCCAAAAGCACCTAGAGCTACTGCTATAAAAGCATGAATGGCTCCAAGGATAATGAATAATTTCATGTAGAAATCCCTCTTTCTTTTAAAAATCTAGTAATGATTCACCGTTAGCTGCCTCTATTTTTACTGGCTTTGACTGCGGCATTGACGGCATAATTGATTGAACAGGTTGATAATTCTGTGCAGCTGTCGGCAGCTTTTTTAATGAAGGAAAGTTGTTCTGTTTCGAACCGCCATCACTTAATACATCACATAGAACCTGAATAGCCATAATGTATTCGTTCAATTTCTCTGCTGAACTAGCTTGTTTTGCGTGTGTAACCAGCTGTTCCATTTTATCTAAAATTTTGTCAGATGAAATTTCCATCAAAATCACCTCATTGTCTTTCTCTGCTTTTGACTATATCAAAAATAGCCAGTAAGCACAAAATAGTAAATTCAAAAGTTATGTTAGTCTAGTTTTTAGATTCGAATTTCAGACAGATTTCACCGGATGCTCGAAGGACCTCTACTGAAGGAAGCCTATTACTTTTAAATTGATAGGCTCTGCACCCTTTGGGAAATTGCGGATCCCAGGTTACATAGTAATGTTTACAGGCCAAACAATTGATTTTCTTATCTTCCAAGAAATTGCTCCTTTAATTTACCCATTATTTGCTGTTTCACGTGAAACATTTCCAACCTATTTAATTTCCCAATCAATCTCTGTTACCCCTAACTCTTTTAATAAGTGATTCGTTTTCGAGAATGGCTTACTTCCAAAAAAACCTCTCCTTGCCGCTAATGGGCTTGGATGTGCGGAGGTAATCACTCGATGCTTACTTGTGTTAATCAGCGGTAATTTGGATTGAGCAGGTTTGCCCCATAAAATGAAGACAATCGGTGTTTCTTTATCGTTTAACAAAGTAATGACTTGATTAGTGAATGTCTCCCAACCTTTACCACGATGCGAGTGAGCTTCTCCTTCACGGACTGTCAACACCGTATTCAATAACAATACTCCCTGTTTAGCCCAATCAATCAGGCTTCCATGGTTGGGTATACTGCAGCCAATATCATTCTGTAACTCTTTAAAAATATTTCTTAATGACGGCGGAATCCGCACTTCTGGATTAACGGAAAAACTCAATCCCTGTGCCTGTTTTGGACCATGATATGGATCCTGTCCCAAGATAACCACCTTCACCTGTTCAAACGGGGTATAGTGAAACGCATTGAATATATCTTGCTGATTTGGATAGATAAGATGCTGGTCATATTCAGTCGTTAGAAATTCGCATAAGTGTTGATAATATGGCTTAGAGAATTCACCGGCCAACATCCGGCCCCAATCATTCTTAATCGTATTCATGATGTACCAGTTCCTCTCTTCATCTCTTGTTTTACTAGTATACGACAAAGGAAGTCCAGTGCCGACCAAGAGCCTTCACAAGAAAATAAAAAAGCTTTTTTAGGAAGTAGGTTTCTCCATCACCCCTTAATGGATATATAGGAAAGCAGGTAAATTATTGGCTGGAGGCTTATATATGACAAATAAAGTAAAAAAATGGATGAAACAAAAACGAGTTCTTGCAGCTTTGATCCTTCTTATCATCGTTGCAATTGTTATTATCTATAACCAGTATAAGCCACTTCCAGAGGGCATTTCCTATGAAGGAAGTGTTCATTTTGTGGACGATGTCGATTTTATTTATGATTTATCATACAAAGATCTTAATGGAAAGTATCAGCACGAACAAGAGATTTTTCAAACCATGTATCAAGCCATCGATAAAGCCGAGGAATTTCTCGTTCTAGACATGTTTTTATTTAATGGGTATTACGATGAAAAAACAAAATTTCCTAAGCTCAGTCAAACACTTACTCAAAAAATCATTACGCAAAAACAAAAGAAACCTAATCTAAAAGTAGTCTTCGTTACAGATGAAGTGAATACAAACTACAATGCGTATAAATCCAAGGAGATTGAGAAGCTCAAAGAAAACGGCGTGGAGGTTATCATCACAAATTTAGATAAACTTCGTGATCCTACACCTGTTTATTCTGGTTTTTACCGAGCCTATTTACAGTGGTTTGGAGAGAGCGGCACCGGGTGGATACCAAATCCTATGGCTGCTGAAGCTCCGAAGGTAACCGTTCGGTCTTACTTACGATTGTTGAATGTCAAAGCCAATCATCGAAAACTGCTAGCCACTGAGAAAGAGGCGCTTATTACATCAGCTAACCCTCATGATGCCAGCGGCTTTCACTCTAATATTGCCTTTTCCGTTAAAGGAAATATAATTGGAGACTTTGTTAAAGCAGAACAAGCTGTTGCTGATTATTCGAATGGCCCAAATGACTTTCCTGTCTATCATCAAAAGCAAGCTGAACAAGGTGACGTTGCTGTTCAATTTCTAACCGAGGGAAAAATCACTAAGCATGTCCTTCAGGCCATCCAGGAAAGCGAGAAGGGCGATCAAATTT
This window encodes:
- a CDS encoding DUF423 domain-containing protein, whose product is MKLFIILGAIHAFIAVALGAFGAHGLEGKIPAKYLETWQTAVTYEMFHAAGLLFIGILAGKISSPLINWSGWMMFAGILLFSGSLFILSVTQIKILGAITPIGGVAFLASWVLMIIAVYKHL
- the hemQ gene encoding hydrogen peroxide-dependent heme synthase, with the translated sequence MSQAAQTLDGWYCLHDFRLIDWTSWKLLSSDERQTALAEFQGLMEKWNAVQDQKTGSHATYSIVGQKADFMMMFVRPTMEELNEIEMEFNKSKLAEYTIPAYSYVSVVELSNYLPSEEDPYQNAHVRSRLYPILPKASHICFYPMDKKREGNDNWYMLPMDERKSLMRSHGLIGRSYAGKVKQIISGSVGFDDYEWGVTLFADDVLQFKKLIYEMRFDEVSARYADFGTFFVGNILPEENFQAFFTV
- a CDS encoding phospholipase D family protein; translated protein: MTNKVKKWMKQKRVLAALILLIIVAIVIIYNQYKPLPEGISYEGSVHFVDDVDFIYDLSYKDLNGKYQHEQEIFQTMYQAIDKAEEFLVLDMFLFNGYYDEKTKFPKLSQTLTQKIITQKQKKPNLKVVFVTDEVNTNYNAYKSKEIEKLKENGVEVIITNLDKLRDPTPVYSGFYRAYLQWFGESGTGWIPNPMAAEAPKVTVRSYLRLLNVKANHRKLLATEKEALITSANPHDASGFHSNIAFSVKGNIIGDFVKAEQAVADYSNGPNDFPVYHQKQAEQGDVAVQFLTEGKITKHVLQAIQESEKGDQIWIGMFYIADRDVVTSLTEAAQRGVSINMVLDPNQNAFGSEKIGLPNLPVAAEFEKLDNEHIQIRWYNTTKEQYHTKLMLINKKQTNSSLIIGGSANYTSRNLNDYNLEANLKISAPADAEVSQEVNDYFDRIWNNGDGQYTVDYKEYQDKLPVFKYIMYRIQKLIGVTTY
- a CDS encoding uracil-DNA glycosylase, whose protein sequence is MNTIKNDWGRMLAGEFSKPYYQHLCEFLTTEYDQHLIYPNQQDIFNAFHYTPFEQVKVVILGQDPYHGPKQAQGLSFSVNPEVRIPPSLRNIFKELQNDIGCSIPNHGSLIDWAKQGVLLLNTVLTVREGEAHSHRGKGWETFTNQVITLLNDKETPIVFILWGKPAQSKLPLINTSKHRVITSAHPSPLAARRGFFGSKPFSKTNHLLKELGVTEIDWEIK
- the gerQ gene encoding spore coat protein GerQ, translating into MKQNNIPNPYESYNPNQYQPYLDVRQQPQQSYPQGQQGYQQQQQPMQQQYQPMQQQPQFTQQPGTQSGGPVIPGMLPVEESYIENILRLNKGKLVTIYATFEGNKEWNAKIFKGIIEAAGRDHVIISDPQTGLRYLIPMVYLDYATFDEEIEYEYPYATGPVNLASYPPR
- a CDS encoding YwdI family protein yields the protein MEISSDKILDKMEQLVTHAKQASSAEKLNEYIMAIQVLCDVLSDGGSKQNNFPSLKKLPTAAQNYQPVQSIMPSMPQSKPVKIEAANGESLLDF